ATACAGGCAGGGAGGATGGTGGTAATGAGTGTGAATTTTgactttacacctaccaattgcatttgtttgaaattttctgaagccttttcaataaatccattttgtgcatatcctagaATCATTGCATGTCGTGATCTGGCATTTCTTCGaggcattttatcaaacattttgaaaaataaattgaatgaatgattcaataatcagataATTACATTGAATGATATGCACACGTataaatagagattacaagacgatgttctataattagaacataacgttaaagtaaaagactaaaaaaaagtaaatgaccattaaccaaggaactaaaaataggtgactaacatagaattaaatattataatagcctcccttaatggtcatgctatctatcacaccaagttgccctctaaatttgagaaactttgtcgagctcaaggacttggtgaggatatctgcagtttggtcttctgtaggaatgtactgcagtatcactgatccatcttcaacatgttGGCGGATGAAATGGCAATGAAGCTCGACATGCTTTGTCTGCTCATGGAAGACTgaaattttggctaattttagaaccccttgattatcacaaaacaagggagtaggtcctggttgagacatttgcatgtcttcaagcatcctacgtagccaaattgTCTCACATGTTGCCTTAATAGTACCCCGATACTcaaacccaaaggaccaagaagaccAGTAAGCAAACCCAAAAAAAGGACCAAGAAGACCAATAaggggataaacaaggtgaaaaggaagattattattaCTTCTGATGAGGATTCTGAGGTTGAAAAAACCAACAATAataagggtaaggaggaagatgaaatgttgGATGGTAATCATGGGGAGAACTTGAAAAACACAGAGAATGCAGAATGAGGGTCAGGAGAACAATATGGGCAATCAAAATGTCTGTCATGGTGTCATTGGTAATGATAGCATCAAAGGTTTTTGTGAAGTCATTAGCAAAATGGCGAAATAGATTGGTGAAGACTGACCTCAATATGATAAAAAAAGGCTACTATGGGTGAGAAGCCTCTCTCTAAGAACATTaaagaattaatggttgctattaacaaggctgaagcaattgaggctatggttagtaaaattctagaaatggaaaaaaaggtgaaggagctggaaggGATCAGAGATGATAAGGGTCTGGAAACTAACCTGAACAATCTGGTCAATgagtggataggatggagcttactgtgaagaggattgctgagcaaaacttccagatccttaaggccattgttgaccatgttaacatcctgattaacaaatttgaacagattaaaggcaaggaggatgataaggatcagaCTAAGAAGAAGGATCAtgaaaaagaacaagggccaacactcaaAAACaagttgatatcaaggaaaaagagctggaagaaatgaaattttgcgatcaatatgaagcagatggtggttcatacGGAAGAACTCATGAGAAACATTTAGTTGTCCTTGTGTTGTCTcggtgttgtctttgtgctttcctttggttGTCTAGTGTTGATCTCTTTGTCTTGTGGTCCCTTTTTGTTTTGACGGAGATATGTTCTATGTATGGGTGACCAGGCACTATTGTTTCATGCCttttttatgctttatctttctcatGTTATGTAACAAGGttctgggttcctttcaaaaacctgtttgTAATTAATCAAAACAATTCCCCGATACTCTGTttcggtcgaggaaagagctattgcgTGTTGTTTCTTgttggtccatgtgactgcacctgtacccacgctgaaaacatacccagaagttgattttttgtcatcaacacaacctgcctAATCCGAGTCTATGAAACCAACCAGCTTAGGATCTTTGCTTCTGTTGTACAGAATGCAAAAATCAGGAGTGCCCTTCACGTATCTAAGCACACACTTTGttgcaacccaatgttcaacttttgaggctgacatgaagcgagaaatatagctcacaACATAACTGATGTCAAGTCTAGTGGTGATGAGATAGATGAggttgcccactagttgcctgaatgaagactcatccactacaggtgaatctgatttcgctgataatttgagccctatctccataggtgtatatgcaagtttacaatcttgcattcaaAACTTATCCAttaggctcttggcatactttgactgagaaatgaatatgtggctatcaatttgccaaacctctacaccgagacaataatggagaagtcccaaatctgtcatatcaaaatgctgaCACAAATTCTGTTTGACCTGTATGATCAGATGTGCTACATtgccagtaatgatgagatcatcaacatagactactagaaatagaatatcatcactagtatgtttgacatacaaattgggatttgaaggactcctctgaaaaccctaatcaatcaagtacttatcaatttgtatgtaccatgcacgaggagcctgtttgaggccatagagtgctttggcTAGTCTACATACTTGGTGTTCcttaccggcaaccttgaaacctggaggttgcgtcatgtagacttcttcctgcaaatcaccattgagaaaggcactcttgacgtccatttgatggatTTTCCATCCAAATTGAGTTGAGAGAGTGAGGACAAACCTAATGGTACTCATTTTGGTTGTGGGAGCAAGCTTTGCAgatgacagataataatttttaaggaaaaaattctaaaccttcgaaaagagaatttacgattttgaggagaaaatcgaaaaaccaagaaatctgaggttacaaatcatcgtttttgtggaaacAATGATAATTAAAATCTTACGTGAATATCGtggattacagatgagataattttgaagggaaaattataaaccctgcaaacaatttttgaagaaaaaatcgtgaaaaccctcccataattttttgtggaaaaaatcaaaaaaccgacagacaattttttaggaaaaaaatgtgaaaaccatgggACCTGTAAGACAAGGTCTGAcctaaatcaatctgataaaggtaacGATATTCAGATTTCGTGAACATGCACTATTTCCAAGTGTTGTGGCAGCTATTGAACTTTTgattgtgttccaacatgatgttggtcaaagatgccatcatgcAAATgaaggttgaacgaggtcaacctagtgaaagcatgagacaaaaTAATCtaattcaaaaatcagaatagaagcggTAGCTGAAAAAACTGAAACCTTTGGAGGAAAATTTTGACACGAATTCCAAGGTGCAAAttttgaggtttggaagaaacctagaaattaaaattttctgcaaacttaaaacctgaaatttttcctgaaaataataaaaaaaaaataataatttgcaaaaaataaaaaaatacctccgatttttttttaaaaaaaccagaaaaatattcgTGATGGTTTTCCAAAAAAAAAGGGTAGAAACCCTAGGCCAAATGTACAACATAAATAGTGCCCAGAAGACACCAAAATTCCCGACGTCCATAGAATTAGCAGAAATTGTTGACattttttaaatttcaaggcaAATTCGTTGGCACAAGATTTGAAGCCCAAAAAACGAGGCACCtagaaaaatctgagaccaacctcAAAaaactctcgaaaaacccaccaagaatctgaaatcaaaatgcagattcgacggctcaaaaattgaggcacggaaaCGATGCATCCAGAAAAATCTGACGATGACCCAATTGaagtctcgaaaaacccaccaagaatctacagtcagaataaaatttcgacttgaacttaagggtcaaaaccctagttgaAAATTGCAAAAACATGAACTGTTGCCCAACACAAAAAAATTCGCCCATGAACCCGAAACCCTTAAAaagccatgaatttttattaaaaaattcgccaaactttaaagaatcccattgaCCTACTCTAAtatcatgaaaaataaattgaatgaatgattcaataatcggataattatattgaacgatatacacacgtatatatagaggttacaagacgatgttctataattaaaCATAACGTTTCAAATAAAAGactaattacattaaaaaaaaaaatgtgttaggGCTAACATAGATTTAAATATTCTAATACAGTTCACGTGCCCCGTCTATCCTTCCACATTTTCCATACATTTTTACCAGTGCAGTTGCAACTCTAACATCTAACCAAagtcctctatccattatgcttcgATGGATGCCTATACCCTGTTCCGAGTCTCCCATTTTAGCACAGGGGAGGAGAATGGTAGCAAAGGTTGTGGTATTCGATTTAACAACtggcaattgcatttgcttgaaagtttccaaagcaTTTTCAGCAAATCCATTTTGATCATATcttgcaatcatggcattccatgaaacCACATTTCTATGAGGCATTTTCTCAAATAGTTCACGCGCCTTGTCTATTCttgcacattttgcatacatgtataccagggcagttgcaactgcaacatctgacaaaaatccCTCAACcattatgcttcgatgaatgttcAAACTTCATACCCTGTTTCAAAGCTCGcacacaggcagggaggatgctgcaAAAGGTTTTGGAATTTGGATTTACaccagccaattgcatttgctctAAAGTTTCTAAAGcgttttcaacaaatccattttctgCATATCCTGCGATCATTGCAGCccatgaaaccacatttctttgaggcattgtaTCAAACAGTTTACGGGCCCTGTCTATTCTTccgcattttgcatacatatctaccagGGCTGTTGCAACTCTAACATCTCCCATAATTCCTCCATCCTCTATTCTTTGATGGATTTCCATTCCCTGTTTCAAAACTCTCGTTTTGGCAATTCCCTGTTTCCAAGCTGCCCTTTTAGCACAGGCGGTGACGATGCTCGCAAAGATTGTTGAATCTGCCTTTATACCTGCCAACTCCATTCGCTTTAAAGCTCTTAAAGCTCGTCTAACAGAtcctttttgtgcatatcctacaatcatcgcAGACCATGAAACCACATTTGGCTTTACGCCTGccagttgcattttcttgaaaACTATGCGAGCTGAATGAACGAACCCATTTAGTACATAtccggcaatcattgcagtccatgagaccacatttctctcaggcattttttcaaacagttcacgtgccctGGCTAGCCTTCCACATTTCGCATACATGCCTATAAGAGCAGTTGCAACTCTAACATCTGACGAAAGCCCTCTATCCTTTAtaatttgatggatgtccataccctgttccaagtCTCCCGCGTTGGCACAGGCAGCGAGGATGCTGGCAAAAGTCCAAGAATCTGGCtttacacctgctaattgcatttgctcgaaagtttctaaagccttttcaacaaatccattctgtaaatatcctgcaatcatggcattccatgaaaccacatttctttgaggcattgtatcaaacagttcacgtgccttctctatgtttccacattttgcatacatatctaccagggcagttgcaactctAACATCTGACGAAAGCCCTCTATCCTTTATAATTTGATGGATGTCTATACCCTGTTCCAAGTCTCTCGTTTTGGCACAGGCAGCGACCATGCTAGTAGAAGTCGTGGAAtatggctttacacctgccaattgcatttgcttgaaagtttctaaagccttttcaacacatCCATTCTGTaaatatcctgcaatcatggcattccatgatgccacatctctttgaggcattgtgtcaaacagttcacgcgccttgtctatgtttccacattttgcatacatgtctaccagggcagttgctaCAACATCATCTGACAAAAATCCCCCAGCCATTATTCTTTTATGGATGCCCATGCCCTGTTCCAAGCCTCCAATTTTGGCACAGGCTCCGAGTACGTTGGCAAGTGTGAACTCATTGGGTTGGAAACCTGCTCGTAGCATTTCGTGAAACAGAGTGACTGCCTCGTGAGAGTACCCATGTCTTCCGTACGCTGCAACAATCGTATTCCATGAGAAAATGTATCGTTTTTTCATCTGATCAAAAACTTTTCGAGCATCCTCCAAACTTTCGCACTTGACATACAAGTAAATAAGCCTATTATACAAATCTGTAAGGTGAGCCAATGAAAATCGCCTGTGAGCGATGAAAGAATGGACATTTTTCCCTTCTGAAAGCGCGTTCTTGAGAATGCAAGTCTGCAATAATTGAAGATATACATGGTAGTCTTTAGGGGGATTGAGAGTGGTAAGCAGAATGTGCAGCGCCTCCTTCAACTTGCCCGCTCTACATAATGCTATCAAACTATGATGAGCGGTGGATGACATTGCCAATGGCAAAATATGATTGTGAAATATGTGCAGTGTTATTCAGTGTCTTTTAAAGCTCGCCCTTTAAAAGCAAGTTTCGAATAAATGAAAAATCGCTTAAACTTGGATaatttttactcttttttttttttgttgttgttgttaattTAAGTCAGATCTTGTAGACATGCCTAATCTGGCTTCAAAATGGCAGATTTATATTATTTTCAATTTACGTCTGAATTGTGtcatttttggaaccagaataacTACAACCAGAtctacaactatatatatatatatatatatttctatatttcTATAAAAGAATTAATACCATTGTCAAAATAAAACAAATTGTGCAATTCTATGTTTTTAAGATATATTTGTTAAATTTTATTAATAGATAAAGTCATTTGTAACATATATTGACAATATCTATACAATGTGATGTTTTGATTGTAGCAGATTTCTTTAAATCttatcttttgcatcttcaatacaagctatatgtaattttttttactaAAACAACTACAAATCTCCCTAATCTAATTTTATAAACATGTGGAGTCATTACTCAAGAATATATCATTTGATATTGAGGACTATTGGATCATTAATAAATATATTCTTGGACgacaatataaaattatattaaagtCTAGTGCaagtgtgcaagaaataggtagtAAGCAAATAAATTATATCCATTAATGAAGTTATTTTAACAAGTACTTTATCTTATGTAGGAGGAATGAAATTGTAATATAAACAACATCTTTGGCTAGAAATCTCTTTTTTTAGAAGTGGTTTCTTTTTTTATGCACCCCCTATCTTCGAGCTAATTAATCCATGCCATGTGCCCTATTTTTTCCTTGTGAGATATTATTATCTAGATTATTTGATTGTGTAACATGTTTCTCCTTATTCTTCCCTATCTAGATCATTTATGTGGCCGCCTTGTGCAACTTAAATAATTGAATTGTCATTGGATAGTCCTATATTAAGTGAGCTATATCACAATATCCATATGTGGGAAGCATTGCACACTTGTGCACCATAGGATGGTGTTTCCATGTGAAATAACAGATCCATACCATATGGTAGTGTTGGTTTTGTGACTCACTCATGTTCCTATATGAGACTATAAAGAACTCAATATCTGATCATTAAGGTGAAACTATTATTTCCTCAAAATTCAATTATAGCATCCTCTTCTAGCACCTACTTTTGCATATCTACATTATGTGTTCCTAGATTTCTCTTCCTGCAAGGTCACAAGGGCATATttttttgtttcattcaatttTATTATGTCATCCAACCATTCCACACTAAAACTACTAGTGTCCATGATTGATCTCTTTTTACCTTTGGAATAAGAACTTGTCACTTCTTTCACTACATGTCCTTTTTCTTAGGTAAAGATTGAATATTCATGTTGTTTGACACCATCTTTTCTTGTATATTACTTTTCTAGCTACAAATATCAGTAGAATTCTTTTGGTAACAACGATTCATACTTTGTTGATTTTCACTTAACTAGAAGCATGTAGGTACTAAGGAGATCCTGACAATGAAACCAAAATGTTAGTCATATTCTACATGTTTGAAATGAACCAATGGCTAAACATTTGGTATaaaaatg
The nucleotide sequence above comes from Cryptomeria japonica chromosome 11, Sugi_1.0, whole genome shotgun sequence. Encoded proteins:
- the LOC131062799 gene encoding pentatricopeptide repeat-containing protein At2g13600 translates to MSSTAHHSLIALCRAGKLKEALHILLTTLNPPKDYHVYLQLLQTCILKNALSEGKNVHSFIAHRRFSLAHLTDLYNRLIYLYVKCESLEDARKVFDQMKKRYIFSWNTIVAAYGRHGYSHEAVTLFHEMLRAGFQPNEFTLANVLGACAKIGGLEQGMGIHKRIMAGGFLSDDVVATALVDIILAACANAGDLEQGMDIHQIIKDRGLSSDVRVATALIGMYAKCGRLARAPRIVFKKMQLAGVKPNVVSWSAMIVGYAQKGSVRRALRALKRMELAGIKADSTIFASIVTACAKRAAWKQGIAKTRVLKQGMEIHQRIEDGGIMGDVRVATALVDMYAKCGRIDRARKLFDTMPQRNVVSWAAMIAGYAENGFVENALETLEQMQLAGVNPNSKTFCSILPACVRALKQGMKFEHSSKHNG